One region of Glycine max cultivar Williams 82 chromosome 9, Glycine_max_v4.0, whole genome shotgun sequence genomic DNA includes:
- the LOC100788400 gene encoding SCY1-like protein 2 isoform X2, which translates to MERREVVGSIPPANKKKEMGILEVKHGLLQIAESLDFLHNHAHLLHRAISPENILITLSGAWKLAGFGFAVSATQTSGDSSNLQPFHYAEYDVEDSILPLQPSLNYTAPELARSTASSAGCSSDIFSFGCLAYHLIARKPLFDCHNNVKMYMNTLTYLSSGAFSSIPSELVPDLQRMLSPNESSRPSAMDFTGSPFFRHDTRLRALRFLDHMLERDNMQKSEFLKALSDMWKDFDSRVLRYKVLPPLCAELRNVVIQPMILPMVLTIAESQDKNDFEQSTLPALVPVFSSAAGETLLLLVKHAEFIINKTSQEHLVSHVLPMIVRAYDDTDARLQEEVLKKSVSLAKQLDAQLVKQVVLPRVHGLALKTTVAAVRVNALLCLGDMVSRLDKHAVLDILQTIQRCTAVDRSPPTLMCTLGVANSIFKQYGVEFVAEHLLPLLMPLLTAPQLNVQQFAKYMLFVKDMLHKIEEKRGVAVTDSGTPEIKLAPMVNGHQSEAMRTSSSSIPASTKSSSWDDEDWGPKPKGTASSIQNSIDVTSQSMAGNPVGQVTSLQKHLSLAALSAKQTTKPCPSVDVEWPPRASSGVTLQFGDTETQTIAAGTSSPSNLESDDPFADWPPRPNGSVSGGSGISNNGTLGMPLNKVGFNSMRSTSSNMGPQTSNSWPVNSQSSAESISLNSRNPISTMGSLNSGGLGQQKSLGFVKQGQAFPASIVSYNNVQSTATDLGSIFSSNRNEQIAPKLAPPPSTTVGRGRGRGRGAASTTGSSHTKSHAEQPPLLDLLG; encoded by the exons ATGGAGAGGAGAGAGGTCGTGGGTTCGATCCCTCctgctaacaaaaaaaaa GAAATGGGAATTTTGGAGGTGAAGCATGGTTTACTTCAAATAGCAGAATCCCTCGACTTTCTCCACAACCATGCTCATCTTCTTCATCGAGCTATATCACCTGAG AACATTCTGATCACCTTGAGTGGAGCTTGGAAACTCGCTGGATTTGGTTTTGCAGTTTCTGCTACTCAGACCTCTGGTGACTCATCTAATCTGCAACCCTTCCATTATGCT GAATATGATGTTGAGGACTCTATCTTGCCACTTCAACCATCACTTAATTACACTGCTCCTGAGCTGGCGAGGAGCACTGCGTCTTCAGCTGGGTGCTCATCTGATATTTTCAGTTTTGGATGTCTTGCCTACCATTTAATTGCCCGCAAGCCTTTGTTTGACTGCCACAACAATGTGAAGATG TACATGAATACCTTGACTTACTTATCCAGTGGCGCATTCTCATCTATCCCATCAGAACTGGTTCCTGACTTGCAAAGGATGCTTTCTCCAAATGAGTCTTCCAGGCCATCAGCAATGGATTTTACAG GCTCACCATTTTTTAGGCATGACACTAGGTTGCGTGCTCTACGCTTCCTTGATCACATGCTT GAAAGAGATAACATGCAGAAGTCAGAGTTCTTAAAAGCATTGTCAGATATGTGGAAAGATTTTGATTCACGTGTATTGCGATACAAG GTCCTTCCACCACTTTGTGCAGAGCTTAGGAATGTGGTGATACAGCCAATGATTCTACCAATGGTTCTAACCATTGCCGAGTCTCAG gaCAAGAATGATTTTGAGCAATCAACACTTCCAGCACTTGTCCCTGTCTTTAGTTCTGCTGCTGGTGAGACACTATTACTGCTTGTGAAGCATGCTGAGTTTATAATAAACAAG ACTAGTCAAGAACATTTAGTTTCACATGTTCTTCCAATGATTGTTCGGGCCTATGATGATACTGATGCTCGTTTGCAAGAAGAGGTCCTGAAAAAATCTGTATCCCTTGCCAAACAACTAGATGCCCAG CTCGTGAAACAAGTGGTTTTGCCCCGTGTTCATGGATTAGCACTTAAAACAACAGTTGCGGCg GTTAGAGTCAATGCATTGTTGTGCCTTGGGGACATGGTTAGCCGACTTGATAAACATGCTGTCTTGGACATCTTGCAAACTATTCAACGCTGTACTGCTGTTGATCGCTCCCCTCCAACCCTTATGTGTACCCTAGGGGTTGCAAATTCTATTTTCAAGCAG TATGGAGTAGAATTTGTAGCTGAGCATCTTCTTCCATTGCTTATGCCCCTGCTGACTGCTCCACAATTGAATGTTCAACAGTTTGCCAAATATATGCTCTTTGTCAAGGATATGCtcca CAAAATAGAAGAGAAACGAGGAGTGGCTGTGACTGATTCTGGAACGCCAGAGATAAAACTTGCTCCCATGGTTAATGGCCATCAATCCGAAGCCATGCGGACAAGCAGCAGCTCTATACCTGCTTCAACTAAAAGCAGCTCTTGGGATGATGAAGATTGGGGTCCCAAACCAAAGGGCACTGCCTCTTCTATCCAGAATTCTATTGATGTAACCAGTCAATCTATGGCAGGCAACCCTGTGGGTCAAGTAACATCTTTACAAAAGCATTTGTCCTTAGCGGCTTTATCTGCTAAGCAAACAACCAAGCCATGTCCCTCAGTGGATGTAGAATGGCCACCTCGTGCATCTTCTGGTGTTACCCTACAATTTGGTGATACTGAAACGCAGACAATAGCAGCAGGAACTTCATCCCCATCTAATCTTGAATCTGATGATCCTTTTGCTGATTGGCCTCCACGTCCTAATGGCTCAGTATCAGGTGGATCTGGAATATCCAACAATGGTACTTTAGGAATGCCACTGAACAAAGTTGGGTTTAATTCAATGAGAAGCACTTCAAGCAATATGGGTCCCCAAACTAGCAACAGTTGGCCTGTTAATTCCCAAAGTTCTGCAGAGTCCATTAGTTTGAACTCAAGGAATCCTATTTCAACAATGGGTAGCCTGAATAGTGGTGGCCTTGGACAACAGAAATCTCTTGGGTTTGTAAAACAAGGCCAAGCTTTCCCAGCATCAATTGTTTCATATAATAATGTTCAGTCAACAGCAACAGATCTTGGatcaatattttcttccaaCAGGAATGAACAAATTGCACCTAAACTTGCACCACCCCCTTCAACCACTGTGGGTAGAGGACGGGGAAGAGGGAGGGGAGCTGCTTCAACCACTGGTTCCTCTCATACCAAGTCACACGCTGAGCAGCCACCCCTTTTGGATTTGTTGGGGTAG